The Haladaptatus cibarius D43 genome window below encodes:
- a CDS encoding DUF7546 family protein, with product MSTISTRFARFRPSGETLLWGAVVLNAELFTLIFYFATSNHSSGELRYLLYPFIWINVALFAVWKTNPIARSDRDKTVGIAVAAVYFLVLGYAGGLFGPSPSMPGMPATGFRIAWLPPGWGPALLYHGDLLRLSILPFKLVGYLALAYLVYATVLDAAGSAISGILGLFSCVSCTWPVVASFVTGIAGAGSGFAAMATSGSYDISTVVFVVTVALLYWRPTIR from the coding sequence ATGAGTACGATTAGCACTCGGTTTGCGCGATTCCGGCCGAGCGGTGAAACCCTGCTGTGGGGAGCCGTGGTGCTGAACGCCGAACTGTTCACCCTCATCTTCTACTTCGCCACGTCGAACCATTCGAGCGGCGAACTTCGATACCTGCTCTACCCGTTCATCTGGATAAACGTCGCGCTGTTCGCGGTGTGGAAGACGAATCCAATCGCGCGCAGTGACCGCGACAAAACCGTCGGCATTGCGGTTGCGGCAGTCTATTTCCTCGTCTTGGGCTACGCAGGCGGCCTGTTCGGCCCGAGTCCCTCGATGCCCGGGATGCCTGCGACAGGATTCCGAATCGCGTGGCTTCCGCCGGGGTGGGGGCCTGCTCTGCTCTATCACGGCGACCTGCTTCGGTTGTCGATTTTGCCGTTCAAACTGGTCGGCTATCTCGCCCTCGCCTACCTCGTTTACGCGACGGTGTTGGATGCCGCAGGCTCCGCGATTTCGGGCATCCTCGGCCTGTTTTCCTGCGTGAGTTGCACGTGGCCCGTCGTCGCCTCGTTTGTCACAGGCATCGCCGGGGCGGGGTCAGGATTCGCCGCGATGGCCACGTCGGGTTCCTACGACATTTCGACGGTCGTCTTCGTCGTCACCGTCGCCCTGCTGTACTGGCGGCCGACGATTCGGTGA